Part of the Zea mays cultivar B73 chromosome 4, Zm-B73-REFERENCE-NAM-5.0, whole genome shotgun sequence genome is shown below.
GTATGTTCTGCTTGCAAGTTGTTCTCTCTGTCGACTGTATATGCTGAAAATATTAAAATTGAATAGCTGGAAATGCAAGTGGTTCTCTTTAGGCCATGCCATTTACATAGTTATTATCTTCTTCCTTTAACCACTGTAGGGCGCCCGAAGGGGCGCCTAATGTTCTAGTATATGAACGGGACCATAGTCGTTTCGTTTAGTACATGACCTCCTCTGCGCTTCTGTAGAAAGGACCCAAGGTCATGTACTTGGTGTATAAATTTTGGGATTCGTTTAGTATTTGATCAAAAAAGACGTTAATAAAAAAATATGTACAGAAAAATATAACCACGTGACCTTGGATTTGTAACCGTAGACGGAGAAACGAAGAGAAGACACTGTAATCAACAATCAAGATAATTCATCATAAGTCATCAATGTAAGCATACTCTTAAGTCCATTATTATCTGAACCAAGATATGCTTCTAGTTCATTATTGTAATATGTACAGTATATACAAATAAATGAATTTAACTACCATGActtcattcattcattcattaATCATCATGTAGACCTAAGGCACAATGGCATTGTCAATCACCATTAAGTGAACACGTAGATAGTAATTAAACTGACGCGATGCTACCAAAAGAAGTTGCATGTTGCCGTTGTCCCGGACAAACACCCTTCCATTTCATAATTGGATGGATTGCTGAAATAGGTGTGAAAGCGGTGCAGAAAATTCTATGCGGACCGACACCGTTTTCGTTTCACCAAACATAAAATTTGTCATTTTTCGGTTTCAGCAGGAGGCGCCTTCGGATTTTGTTCCCAATCAGATCAGGCCACAAGCTCAACTGCTGAAGCTGTGCCTATGCCTTCACTTCTGCTTCAAAGCTGCGCTACCACCATCTAAACATGATAAAGGTTCGTTTTCCTGTGAAATCCTCCCTGCTGGAAGTGCAAAACCAAAAGGGATAACACAACCTAGTCTCACATAATCATATGTCAGCAACTGCTTCCAGATCGCATCTTGCCAGCGAGGTGAAGATTGAACAGTTGAATCAGGAACCAAGCAAAAAAAAACGGAGTGATTATTCCTTCCTCAAATCTCTAGTCTTTTTTTTTAAGTAAACCAAGAAAGTGCAAAAACATCTGCACAGCAATACTGAACTAAACACAAATCTAGTCACAAGTTCTCAGCTACGGCGCCTCCGTCCGTGCCAGGCTACGGCGACGACGGCGAGAACGCCACGCCCCTGGCGGCGACGACCCTCCTGCGGAGCGGGTACCGTCCAGAGCCGCTCGTGGTCCCCAGGAAGCGCGGTGCGGCGGCCAGCTCGTCCGCGGCGACGACCGGGGGCGCGGGGGACGGAGACGGAGGGGCGGACCGCGGGAGCAAGAGGCACGCCGACGACCGGACGGAGCGGGCGACGATCCTCGAGTCCCGGAGCCGCGCGAGCGCGCCGGGCCGGAGGAACCGCTGCTGCTGCTGGCGCGCGGAGTAAGGTACGGCTCGATGGCGGCGGTCCATGGACAGGCGGAGGACGGGAGGAGGCGGCTGGGCTGGGCGAACGAGGGCGGCGGCGAAGCTGAGATGTGGGAATTGCGTGGGGGTGTGATTGGCGGGGCACGAGTAGGTGATTTTAAGGACGGGGGTAGGGGGAGGGAGCGGTGGGCAGTGGAGGGAAACACTGGCGGGAACAGAAACCGCGCGCGGGCGATTTTGTGTAGGAGAGGCGACGGTGAGCAGAAAGGCTACAACTGGCACTGGTCCAGCGCATTGGTACACGCGAATGTGCACCTTGTCGCTGACCTGTGGACCTCGTTTGCCAGGTTGGCGCTTCTATCTGAAAGTAACCAGACTTCCTGTCACTGCCCTGTGGGCCTCGTTTACCAGGTTGGCGCGCGCGCGCATCACCAAACTTCCGGCGCGTAGGCTCAGAATTCGCACATGGTTCAGTAATCAGTAGTAGCTTCAAAGTGATTCTACCAGTAAAGCTAAGTACTAGCTTCTTTTACGGCATAGAGTGGACAGCAATTACCAGATTTATTTACTAGCTCTACTTTTATGGCACGAAAGTGTTTGTCGGTCTCACGTATCTCGGCAGCCATACATGCAGTACAGGAGATCGGCACAACAAGATGACCACCTCCACACATTTACCGCACAAAAGAATACATCACCGCTCACACCATATCCTTCTCCATCATCTTCACCGGCACCGGCTGACAGACACTACCTAAAATGGTGGTCCGCTTTCGCCCGTTACAACAACAACCAAAAAAAAAAACCCGCAGCTACCTACAATGAATTACGTACACACAAACCGTGGGACAATGTACAGACAACAAACCAAAATGGTTTGATCTATTATATAGCAGCTTCTGTTGCTGCTTCCTTTTTTATTTTGTGTGTGTGCTAGAAAGTGGCGTTCCACAGCGCCTTCTCGCCCTCAGCGCACTTATTGTGGACCTCCCAGATCCTTCCCTCGGAGTTGCATATGCCGCTGCACCTCCAGTCGAACGACGCGGCGCAGACGTTCCCCGCCTGAGCCTTCCATTCGCAATCTGTGGTTAAAGGCGTCATAAGATGAGGCTCCATGAAAAATAGTTGGCATTGTTCAGCAGCAGGTTCCCAAAGCCATGTTTCAGAAGAGCAATTCAAATGGCGCGGCCTCGTGAATGATGAACAAACAAGCTTGAGTTTGTCAGTCAGGGGCATGAAGTGATGAAAAAACTCACCAGGCGGAGTGCCACAGCAAAGCCTCCGGTCATCGATATGCTCAACATCTAGCCCGATGAACCAAGATCCTAACGAAACGTCTTCGTTTATGTACTTGTGAAGGATATGCCTGTTACGGTCAGATTATTAGCAGCTAAGTCAATGTAAGGCTCCAAAACGAACTGTAAATCTCGAGAAAATTCAGGCCCATGCTATTGCTGACTCACTTGTTTATAGATATATAAGTCGCCAGGTCCTTTGAAACAGCATATAATTGACCGGTAGCATGCCGGAAGTACTTGTTCCCCGATTCGCCGAACTTCCAGTGCTCGGGTTCATAATATCTCACGCCCCTGGAGTGGAGGGAAGCACAAACATGTGTCAACAACTTTCAGCAAAATTACTATCCTCAAGAGACCTGGACTCTGCCCACAAGATAAGCTTACTTTTCGGATAAGACAGGTCCAGATTTCATGCATCCGATGTACACTCTCGGCTTCAATGCATGTTTCGACAGAATCTGTCCGAGCGTTGCTGCAAATGCCGAACTTTGGCGTTAGTTGCTTTGCCAGAGCTTATCATATGCTATTTTTTATGCAGATTCACACATCAGCTTGTACTTCTAGTTTTTTAAGTGTGCAAAAAAAAAGGAAATGGCCTATGATTATCGAAATTCGAAAAGTAAACAAGAGTTCCAAAATTCTAACTGAAGATCAGCAAAGAGCGTGAAGTTCTCACGGGGAGATTACCTATGTTCACATGGACATCATCGTCAACCTTAACATAAAAGTCGGCGTCCCATAGTGAAACAGCTGTAGCAAAGTAGGTCTTGGTTTTGCCTGACAATGCAAGGTACCCTTCAACATGATCCTGAACAAAAAAATTGTAGCCACTGTGAATATGGAGGAAAACCCAGCCGTCTGAGCAAAACTCAGAACAAAGTTCACATGTATCACTCCTGCGCAAGAGCAACAAGGAATTAACTTACTATCCTCATGAAATCCCCATGCTTCCTGTCCTCTGCTTCGATTGCTCTATCAACAATTCCACCTGATATAGCACTGCAAGGCACGTGGAGCTTAAGGTGAGTTACTTTCACGGTTGAAACGAGTAAATCCAGAACTCGTTGTAAACGTCAACTAAGGATAGCCACAGAGTCTGTTTCCATCAAACCTGTGGCCAATGACGAACCGAATAATGATCCCCTTCTCTTCTTCAAGCTTTTTCCTCTTTTCACCTGATTTGAAATAGTATATTATTAGCTATCCATGGATGGCATGTATGAGTATATTTTAGTACTAGAACCTTGGGGCATCCAGGTGTAACGTATGGAGTCTCTCCTCTTGCGGCTGCTGAATGCGGTGTTGATCCCTATCACCATAAGGTACTTTCGCCTCCCGATTGATTCAGAAACTTTATACTCTTCCGCGACAGGGGAGCCGTTCAGCAGGGATTCCTGCAGCGATCTTGCAGCTGAGAGCTCTGTCTCTAGGCTTGCTATCGTCTTATCCAGTGTTCTACATCCAAGTGTTTGTAATTTTGTAAACACCAATCAGAAGTCAAATAAAAAGGATCGATAGTCTCAAACAGGGGCAGACAGTAGGTTAAGAAAGGAAGGCCAATACATACTGTACATCATGATGGCTATCTTGAACCTGTAAAATATCTCTGTAATCCTGCTTTTCTTGGACCTGgtaccaaatgatagcaaaataaAGTTTCGTCAATTATCCTAAGCGTGGCATTGTATTGACCAGAAAGGACTGGATTTTATAGCGCCGACAGGAAGGCATGGATCAAACTGAGGGTTTGCCTTTGGAATTCTTGGAGGAATTGGAAGGGGTAGAAAGAAGCATCCTACCTTTTTAGAACCACACTCCGCGGCAATCGGCACGGTGCCTTCCTCCACATTCGCATTCGGCCTAGCAATCTCACTTGCCTCAGGCAGCGTCCACATTCTGAGACAGAGGACCATGACAACGTAAGGAAGGTAGGATAGATCATTCGGTGTCACATAGCAGCAGCAGCACATGACACTAGTTGAAATTGCTCAAAGGTGACCAGACATCCGTACTGCGTTGCACTGTTAAAGACGACGGGAGCCGGCAGAGAGTACGAAGCTACAACTACAAGTCAAGTGCATTCTGGATTCTGCGTAGGACGATCCATGAAAGGACCTCCCCCAATTggcaaaagaaaaaaaagggatGGCCCCCCGTATTGCAGTCCACTGAATCCGCACCACCTCATGGAGCATCAAAATCCCAGCTCAATAGCAATTGCGTAGGGAACCAGCAAGAGCAGAGCGCTAATCAAACGTCGGGGATCTCGAGCCGGGGCTAGCTCAAAGAAGCGAGCAGCTCTAACAAGCTCCTGTGAATCTAGAATTGGAGGCGCGAGGGCAGGGATCTGGAACCGGAGCGTCGGCTGGGTTTTACCTGTTGGTGAAGAGCAGGCCGAGGCAGAAGCTGCCGACGCAGAGCAGGACGGCCCACCTCCTCGAGACCCCGCCATCGCCTCCGCTTCCGCCTCGTCTCCAGCTCAtggctgccgccgttgccgcttAGCCGCGCTATCCTGTCCCTGCCCCCCAGCAGCTCCTCCCCCTGTCCTGGCCTCAGCTCCTCGCCTCCCAGATCGAATCCATGGAGTGGGGCGGAGCTTGACGTCGAAGGAAGGAGGGAGGGAGGGGGGGCTTCTCGCTCAGTCTCCGTCGCAGCTGCAGCTCACCTCCTCGCTTTCCATGTGGGTGAGGGGTCGGTAGATGCGACGCGAAGCACAGCAACCGACCGTGTCAGAGTGCCAGTCCACCGGAACACGCCACTTGCCTCCGCCCGCCGCAGTTAAACAACTACCGCTCCTACCCCTCGGGCCTGGTTATTACCGCCATCCAGCGGCAGTAGCTAGCGATGGCCGCCGTACGATGAgagaacgacgacgacgacggaaacCGCGAGCGCGGGCAATCGAATCACCGCGGCACGGTGCTCACACACGAAGCTGGTAGATCGGGGTCGGGGGAGCGGCGGCTCGGAGTTCCACACTCTACTCTATCCAGATTCCAGACCCGCACACGCGCTGAACAGTAAACAGTGAACAGCAGCAGCTGCAGCTCCGCcgctgttttttttctttttaatacCTTCGGGTCGTCCGTTTCCCCGCCCGTCCCTGCGCGCCTCACATGGGCGGCCTGCCGGCCTGGCTCTGCGTCTGCGATCGCACGCACGCGGTTCCACCAGTCCACCGCTCCCGCCGCGCGTCGAACGTGCGTGCCTGGAAGCCCCCGCCCCCAACTGCCTGTGGGGGTGGGCGCCGCGCAGGTGCGCTGCTGGTGCGGCGTCGCTTTCGTCCGGCCGGCGTGGTCCTCGGCCCCCAGCGAGCGTGCCGCGCGCGGCGCCTGCGGGGCCGTCGGTGCCTTGCCTCCGTGCCGTGGCCCTGGCCAGCCAGTGCCCAGTGGAGAGTAGTGGACACGGCAGGCAGGTAGAGGGGGCACGGGGCGGGTGCCCTGGGCGGATAACGTCGTGTACTCGCGTCTGCTCGTGGGCGCGCAGCCGCATGCGGGTGATACAGAGAGATCGCCTGATCTGTTCAGGGTCAGAGAGTTTGGTCATGGACGCAGTGCCCGGTGTTTGATGATGTGACAGGCAAACTGCTTGGGGGTAAACCAACTACCGCAAGCGAGTGAGTGGCCGCACGGATAGATTTAAAAAAAATCAAATGTATCAAAGCATCATAACCAAGAAGCTCCGTTTAATATTAACCAAACAAAAGAGAGGGATAGGCTCGTGAGTGTTTCTGCGCGATCGATCTCGATTCTCGACTCGCGCACGAAGCTGGCGTGGGCCTCATGGACTTCATTAATGTGACATGCTTGTACGACCTCATTAACTGAGGCGCCTCTTAGTCATGTACAATCTAAACGCTGTTGTATGATACTTCAAGTATAAGACACACCTAAAACACAATATAATACAATGAACATGTATAAAACATATGTCTTACCATATTCATTGTATCAATCAAAGCgttcaataaattaaagtgatCAATCAGCTAGTCTCCTGCCTTTTGGAAGAGCTCTTTTGGAAGGGCTTCTTAAAGACGACTTTTGCTCTAGCTTCACTACTTTTACCGAAGATATATCAAAGCCTACTTTATAAAACGGCTTTGCCTCTTTTTATTAGAATAGTGAAGCCAAAAAAACTGACTCGCCcaactttatatatatatatatatatatatatatatatatatatatatatatatatatatatatatatatatatatatatatatatatatatatatatatatatatatatatatatatattgcaaaAGGCCCCTCGCTCTTCCCTGTGGTGTATCCTAGTCGTATCAGTTCAATTCTAATTATCGTCCTCCTCAATTCAGTGCTTACATTCTTTTCAACATCGTCTGAACCAATCTACTCTgatgtcaggaatgttgctcgttGTTGTCACCATCTCGACGTACGTTGTTGTCCGACCTTGACCCCCTCCTGACGTCACATCTCCGACAGACGACGAGTTTAGCAAATCAGCGAGCGTTGATCCTCTTTCAGAAAGGTCGTCTGACCCGCCTCCTTTCCGATGACCCCATATTTCAAGAATATCGACAAATCAATATTCGAAAAGATACACATAGTTTGGATTCGATTAGCAAAATGTTAGCAATATGTTTAGCTTCTTTTATTTACATAATTTCTTTTTTAACTTGTATCCTATGTTGACGTGAAATTTGAATTACATGTAGTATTAGTTTTTTTTACGGTCTTGCTTAATTTTATCGTAGCGTCACGCCTCCGTTCTCGTTCTGCGTCCGTCACCGTGTTCATCTCGCCGGGGACCTCCGGACCAAACTAGACATCTCCCTCACCTCCGTCGACGCCGTGTCCAAGAGGATCGCCGAGGTGCGCGACAACGAGCTCCTGCCGTAGATCCCGCGGCTCGTCCGAGGGTACATGCTTGCTCACCGCCGTCGACTCGGCGGCTCGGCAGCCGCGGCCGCAGCTGACCGGCCCCCGATCCAGTACGCGAAGGAGGTAGTATGGGGGCCACCGCAGCCCGCGGCGCGGAGCTCCACGGCTGGCGCGTGGCGCTTCAAGCCTAGGTCGAGTCACAGCGCGCGTACACGGCCGTGCTCTACGGCTGGACGCGACACTGCGTCAAGGACGACGAGGACATGCTGCGCCTGATCGTGGGGGTGTGGGTGCGTGGTGCAGTCCGTGGACATGGAACCGGATTGTTTTAAAAAAAAGTCTAAAAGCATCTCCAAGAGATTAGTTAAATGACTCAGCAAGCCAAATTTTGACTACTCAATAGTAAAATAATCTCCAACAGACtagtcattcaacttgtcaagctATCCGGCTCTTCAAATTGGCtctctagccaaatttggctagccgCTGACTAGACAAACTAAATAAAGAGTCTGTTAGAGTGAGTATGCTACATATAAAATATAATCTTTATAAAGAAGTAAATAAAGTGTCATATATAGAGTCAAAAATAGAGTGTCTCTTAGAGATGCTCTAAAAGCTATTTTACCAAATATATTTTAATGGTTCTGTCTTCTCTATAAAAACTACTTTGATCTAAAAGCTAGAGTCaaacctgttttataaaaagtaAAAGTCTACCAAATAAGATTTTGTTGTATCTTAATTGAATTTATGATTTAGAGTTAAATATCATACAATCTCTTAACTATTTCTTTTGTTTAAAAACGGTTATATAGAGTCTAAGTTGTGCATGGCCTAAGTCATTGTTCCTCTATCCCATGGTATATTAGAAGAAACTAAAAGAGATTTTCGGTTAATATAAATTTAAACACACTTAATCCCGTCTATTTCATATGGATTGAACTTAAACCAGACATGTCCTAATAAAAATCAAGCTCACAGAGACAGCAGACTCACTATCATGTCTTTTCCATGCAGAGGGAGTGAGGGACGCTACGTTTGTTTTAGACTGTGTCTTGTCTTCACATATATATAGAAGACAAATAAACTCTCCACGCATATATACATGTATACTAAATATGTCGATATATACTATTGCCTtcgttcataaatatatgacactgTTGACTTTTAAAAAAACGACCAGTCTAACACAAACTATCTTAAGTGATCAAACAAATCACAAAAAATGATAACTCATTaattttttgaataagacgagtggtaaatttttttaaaaaaagacaACGATGTCATATATTTATAAACGCAGGGAGTAGATTATAAGAGATATGTTCGCGCATTGCACGTAACCTAGTGCACTTTGGAATTTGTCTCGGTATCGTTGCTAGGCGTGAATTGTAGTATCATTGTTAGATGTGAATTGTTTTAACTTGTTTGCCATGAGCCCGGATCACATACAAGATAGTCGTAAGATGGGTCGGGCCCATATGAATCGGTCGTCGAGGACCTCTGTGACGATGTCGAAGCTCTTAGACAGAGGGGGTCAGGTTTCAGGAACCCTGACCATTCCCCCTTTGTCGTTGATGACGAAATCGAGGCTCCTGAAACGAATGGTCATAGTAGAGCCCCGTACGACATTGTGGTCGACCATCCGGAACCTGGTGAAGAAGACGTCGAGAACGTGCAAGGCCCCAGCCTGACGCACCAACTATCGGTGTCTCGAACTAACATTGATGAGTACAATTGTATATGTGTGTTCTGCATCTGGATGGTGTGCTCTGTGGGCACAAGATTTGTATTGGTTCGTGTGGAATGTCCCTACTTCTCAGTCTTCGGTGGCTTGCGCTACCGACACCTTCTTGCTtgatgctcgtagtaggggttgcaAGCAGGCGAGAGAGGGAAGAGTTCACAAGTCTCTATGCATTGTTGGTGCTAAATGACTATGTATCGGGTGTTCTCTACCTAGCTAAGTCGACCGAGTATTGCTACTCAGTCGCCTTC
Proteins encoded:
- the LOC103654895 gene encoding uncharacterized protein encodes the protein MDRRHRAVPYSARQQQQRFLRPGALARLRDSRIVARSVRSSACLLLPRSAPPSPSPAPPVVAADELAAAPRFLGTTSGSGRYPLRRRVVAARGVAFSPSSP
- the LOC100282742 gene encoding beta-1,3-galactosyltransferase sqv-2, with product MSWRRGGSGGDGGVSRRWAVLLCVGSFCLGLLFTNRMWTLPEASEIARPNANVEEGTVPIAAECGSKKVQEKQDYRDILQVQDSHHDVQTLDKTIASLETELSAARSLQESLLNGSPVAEEYKVSESIGRRKYLMVIGINTAFSSRKRRDSIRYTWMPQGEKRKKLEEEKGIIIRFVIGHSAISGGIVDRAIEAEDRKHGDFMRIDHVEGYLALSGKTKTYFATAVSLWDADFYVKVDDDVHVNIATLGQILSKHALKPRVYIGCMKSGPVLSEKGVRYYEPEHWKFGESGNKYFRHATGQLYAVSKDLATYISINKHILHKYINEDVSLGSWFIGLDVEHIDDRRLCCGTPPDCEWKAQAGNVCAASFDWRCSGICNSEGRIWEVHNKCAEGEKALWNATF